The window CTCATCTACAAAAATTAATGATATTAATCCTGCTGATGTGAGTGAAGAGCAGATTATTCTTGCAACTTCATATCGTTTATACTTATTGCTTAAAATATCCGCCTGTTTTTCTTGAATTTTATGTGCCCAAACAACACTCATAAATGTATTTCGCACATTATCTTCTAGGATAAAATAATCATTCATAATTACATCTCCTTAATAGAAGTTTTAATATGATTACGTTCGTTTTCAGTTAAACTATATTTTTCAAATAGTTGAATATCTATCTCTTCAATAGATTTTGACCAGTCTATATCTGACTTATCACTAAAATCCTGTATAGGAACAAATCTAAATGTTTTAGATGTAGCATCTTGACTGGCTTTTGCAAGGCTATGCATATATCTTACAAACTTTGTTGTTAAATATTTTACTAAATTGCAACTAGATTTATTATCTAAATTCAAATTTGCTCCTATTGATAAGTAACTTTCCGTACAAATCTCATTTGGTTTAGCTACAAAAGCATTTAAGTTATCATCATTTAATTCAGTACCTATGTTATTTGCTCTAGGTATAAACACTTTCCATGAGTCAATCCATTCTGTATTTTTTCCAACTAATTCTCTCTCGACAAATCCAATTTTTTTTCCTTTTCCATAACATATAATTGGATTAATCATATCCTCTAAACTATCTTTGTATTTTGGATCGGTTATAAAATAACCCCTAAATCCAAATGGGCGTAACGATGATACTTCTTCAGATATAGAATTACCTTTGCATTTATCAATAATTTCTAAACCAATGCTGTCTCTAATAAAGATTTCAATACCCTCCACTAAAAGTTTTCTGTCGATATTAGAAATAACTTCTCGATTTTTATTCGTTACAACTTTAACCTCAGGCTTTACCTTATTAATATCACTTATAAAATAACATACTCCACCTCGATTATTTGTGTTTGGAAAGACATCCTCTGGAGTTAAAAAATCATGTAATTCTACAATAGAATTATCATTCAACATGTATTCTCTAAAATTATCTAATCCCTTTCCACCTGCAAACCATCTTGTTGGTGTTATAAAGCTTGTATAAGTATTAGATAATTGCTTCCCAAGTAAAACAAAATGATGGTAAATTGGTTTTGCACTCGATTGTGCTCCACCATCACTAACTTGATAAGGTGGATTGCCTACTATTGCTCCAAACTTCACTATTTTTTCACCTGCCTTTATTTCATCAGTTAAGTCAATTTCCCTAAATTTTTTATTTTGTTTAAGTAAATTACATATCTTTTCATAATCTACATTATCAGATGTACTTTTTACCAAGTCATATGCATTAAAATTAATGGCAATGTTATCAATATCTAAATCCAATATTTCATAAAATCTTCTTGTAAATTCATAAGCAATAGAAGAGGTAGGAATAGAGTAAATAATGTCTTTTACTTCTTCATGAGAAAATCCTAAATCATTAATCAATCTTTTATATAGAGCTACTGCATACTCACCAGACTTAGTTGCAATATCTAAAAGTTTATTTTTTTCATTTACTATTTTCCTTAATCCACCTTCTGGGATAAGATCAACCATTTCATTACAAACTCTGGTTGGTGTTATCACCTCTGACTCTGACATTCTGTTAAATTTCTTTAAAGACGTTAAAGCCCTATCTAATGGACTAACACTATCATCCGAAGCAAGTTTTGAAATATTTTGTATTTTATAATCTAATTTACTTCTTTTAAAAGGATCCATTAAATACGATAATTTTTCTAAAACATTCTTATTTAAATATAAATTTTTTGCTAATCGAGTATTTTCATCTTTTTGTATAACATTTAATATATCATCTAAAGATGCAACATTATCCTTAGTTAAGAAAGAAAAGAATAGCACCCTTTGATAATAAGTTTTTATTTGTCCTTCTAAGCGTTTAATTTCTTCATCAGTTTTTTCTTCTTTGAATGACTTATTATCTTTATCTTTATTACTATTTGTATCCGATGAATCATCTGAAGAATCATCTATATCCAAGTCGTCGCCTTCACCTTGATTTGGATCTATTGTTAAACCTTGTTTAGAATTAAATTCTCCCTGCTCTTCAATTGCTTTTCTCACTTCGTCATCTTCTAAAATTGATAAATCTATAGGAATATCGACTACTTCATCTGAAACACTTCTCTTATTATTATACAAACTTACAGCTTCAAGTATATTTGTTGCATCAACTTGCTTAATCTTGTTATTATTCATCACTATTACAGGAGAAATACGTAGTTCTTCTTCTATTCTCTCCCTTAATTTTGAATTTCCATTTTCATCAGTGTTCACATTATATATTAGTGACTTTTGTTCTTGCATTCTGAATAGTCTATCTGGATCAAAGTCTACTAACAATGTCTGCGGTTTTAAATTTTCTTTTATAATTCCACTTTCACTTGACAAAATTCTAATATACTGATTTTGTAATCTAAATATAGATTGATCGTATTCTTGTGGTGAAGCTGTATCCTTAAAATACATCATGGTATCCCATTGTTCTACAGTTGATCCTGTAAGCATTCTATTTACAGTTAATGTAAGAGTTTTTTTATTTTCCGTTTCATATTCCTTGATTTTATTTTTTATATCATTAGGAGTTCTAAATGTTTTACTTGAATCTACCCCTGAAATATTTAATATTTGATAATCATTTAAATTTCTAAAGGAATCTTTATGGGTAGTAATCAATTCTTCCATAGCATCACAAGAAGCACAGTAAGGTAAAACCATAACCATATGTCTACACATTTTACCTTCTTTGATTTTGTCATAATCTAGGAATCCTAATAAGTCTTCATCATCTTTACTACCATCTATAACTTTTAGCAAATCAATTATTTCAGATTCATTTTGAAATTTTTTATGATTATTATTTTTACTATCCTTTTTTATAGATACAGGTTCAAATAATTTGGAAAAAGCAAAACTAACACCACTTCTTCTTAAAGCTTCCATTTTTTGCCTAGAAGATTTATTAGGATTGAATGCAAATCTAATCATTTGCGGAAAACCATAATACGGATTATCCCATTCATTTACATCATCATTATTTAAGTTGTTTTTATCCCATTCTTCTTGTTCCTTAACAATATCAGAAAACTGAACAAAAGAAATAATATCTTCTTTTTCAAATTCACTTCCCATCAATATACGATATGGGGTTCCTGATAAATGCAACCTTATAGAAGCATTAATTTTCTTTATTTCTTCCTTAGCATCAAGTACATCCATACTATCGTCAGATATTTTTTTAAAATTCTTTTCATCATTTTTATCATATCCAGCATCTTTTAGTATCTTTCCAAATGATTCTGCTCTTGCTCCAAAATGAGTTTCATCTACTATTAATAAATCAATTTGTTCTTCGAATAATTGTTTATGTTTATCTTTTATTGTTTCACCTTGTAAATCTTGTAACGTTAAAAATAAAACAATTCTTTTATCTTCTGACTTTTTATCTTTTATAATTTCTTCATTTCTCAATAAATCTTCTGCATCTAAGAAAATATACTGATGGAAGTTTCCAGCACTTTCTACTGTTTTTTTCCATTCATCTCTAACATCAGCTTTAGCAGAGAGAACTAACACTAATTCGGCATCCATTTTTAACGCACAACAAAGAGAAGTAAATGATTTACCAAATCGCATAACTGCATACATTAACAAATTTTTTCTTCCATTTTTAATCGCTTTGTCAAAGTTATTTACTGCTTCTAATTGATTTGGTCGTAAATTCCAATTATCTCCTCGCTGATAATGAAAAGTTTGAGGCAGATTATTTTTTGAACTGTAATATTCATATTTACCAGTGTTTTCTATATGATTATTCTTTATATCATTAATGGCATTTTCAACATCTTCAGGTGTAGCTCCTTTAAAAAATTCTTTACTATAATATAAATCATTTTCCAAATCAGAGGGTAATAATCTTATCTTCTTTAAATCGTCCTCTAAATATTTATGAACGGAATAGTCTCTAAAGTATGTCTCATCATCAATAAGTGCTTTGCTTTCATATTGTTTTTCTAGTTCTGGGAAGAATACTCTCCACTCATTTAGTCTTTTCGCAACTGAACGATAAGTGTCTCCTACTTTTAAATAATTAGGAATAGTATTTGTTGTAAAAGCGTAAATATAAGGGTCAACTCTACCAACAATTATCCTATCTAATATATCTATTGCTTCAATTTTATTGTCTCTCAATTTAATATACCTCCTTACCAATCAAGTCTTTAAATATAACTTTCTTCTTGGACCTCCAATCTTTAATCACACAATAGTCATCTATGTATTCCTCTTCAAAGCCAATAAATGACATCTGTTCGTTTGGAGATACATACTTTTTAAATGGTATTGTATAGGTCAAACCATCCATTTGCCATAAATTCCATGAAATGATTTTTGCAATTCTAATTAATTCTCTATGTGTTGGATACCTATTTAATTTAAATTCCATATTATCACAAAAAGTAGCCAGTAAATTTTCTCTAGCAATTAATAAGCTATCACCTTGAAATTCAAAACCATATACACTTTGAAATGCACGTTCACTCCATTCAAGCCAATCTTGCTCATTATCAGTATTTTCATTTACTATTCTTAATTTTCTATCTAAAATTCCAATCCTCTTATTAAGTTCTATATATTTTCCAGAAACTGTATCATATCTACTTACTAAATATGGAGCTTCTCCGCATGTAATCTCTAGCCTTTTCTCATCTACATATTTTTTCCATGACTTATTTTTTTCTTTAGGAAAAATAATTTTTTCTACAGTTGAGTCCCATGATTTCTCCGTTTCAACATTAAAAACATTACTCCTTCCAAACCAAGCAGCGTCAATCAAATTATTTTGTGCATTGCAAATCCAACTAGGCGTAAATACTTCTGCTTTAGACTTTGTTCTAATAATCTGATTTTCTTTAGACTTTAATATTCTAGGTTGAATAATATTCCCTAGACTGCCTGTAATCAGATGATATTGTATAGGATATTTTGAATAATAAGAATTTCCTAGATATTCATAATCATCTGTTGCCCAGATGATATTTGTATTTGTTGTTCTGTCTATCAAGAGTATTTCTAGAATTTCTCTACTCCACTTCTCTTCACTTACATCGATTTTTAAATCCATTTATTTATCCTCAACATCGGTTTTTATTAAATTTACAACATCACCTATATCAACATTTAATGATTTACATATTTTCCCTAAAACAGATAATGAGATAGCTTCCCCTCTTGTCATTTTTGATATTGTTGTAGGAGAAATTCCAATAGTTTCTATTAAATCCTTCTTTTTCATATTTTTATCAATCAATATTTTCCACAATCCATTATAGTTAAACTCCATAATTTATTCTCCTAACTCCACTTTTATGTAATTATAATACATATTATACCATATTTTTATATAAATTTCTTCTTAGACAATAAAAAAGACAGCCCCTAAGGGCTGCCACAACTCTACAACTCAACTCCTTTGTCTTTTTTATCATCCACTTTACTTTCGTTACTAATCTTATCTTTAAATTTAGCAATAGCATCTAAAGTTGACACTTTCTTGTTTTCAGTTTCTTTTTCTTGAACCTTAGCTTTTAAAACTTTAGAATAAATAGCTTTTACATTAAGATATTCATTACCTTTTTCATCAGTTGAATATCTTTCTTCTCCTGATATTTTTACAAAATCCCCTTTTTTCATATCTTCAACAAACTTCGTCTTTTCTCCATAGGCTGAGATATTAATAAATTTACTTTCACCTCTTTCATCATTGACTGCAATGTTAAAGTTTGCAACTTTGAATTTTCCATTTTTTCCTTCTATTTCTTCAACTTTAACATCAGACACAATATTTCCAACATACACATTAAGTTCTACTTCTTTTTCATTTTCTTTAATCACACCATTATTTGCTAATTCATCAATCATATAATCAAATTCTTCGTGTAGTAGATTCATTCCATCATTTTCCATAAATTGTTCGTAAAGGTTATTTAAGGCTTCTTGATTATTTACTCCTTTTTCTACACTAATAAGAGCTTTTACAAAGTCCTCATAGTTATTATTAATCATCTCGTTAAGGGTGTTTTTCATTTCTTTAAAATTCATTGTAAATCTCCTTTCAAATAAACAAGGAGAAGCAATTGCTCCTCCTAAAACTATCTTTCATTTTCTCTTTCTTGCTTTAATTCTGTTGAATTATTTTCATTACTAATCTTTTCTTTAAATTTTTCAATCATACCTAAAGTCGATTCTTTTTGCTCTACTATTTCTTTTTCATCAATATCAAATGTAGATGACAAATAATCACTATCTTTAAAGTCATTGTCATACCTGTCAACAATACCGTCATTATCTAAGTCTTTTTCTAGTGGATCATAAAAGTTTCCGTCATCATCTATTTTAAGCCCAAGTTTAGTATATAAATCATCTTCATTTACTCTCACAAATTCACTAAAATCTCCATACTTCATATCTTCAAGTATTATTTTTAAAACATCTTCTTCTGTTCTATCTTTAGCTAAACTATCCACAGTAATAACTGTATCATCAACATAAAGTGTGTAAGTATAGTCTTTTAAATTTACTTCAAATTGAATGGAATGTGCCGAATCTTCCGTTTCTGTATATGCTATTCCAATTCTACTTAAATCACTAAATTGATTATCAAAATCTTCATAATTAAGACCACTATTATATTCTCTATTACAAAAATCAATAATTGCTTTTTTGACATCTTCAAGTAGTGGATTAAGATTTTCTTTTTCTTCTACATCTCCTAAATCTAATAGTCGATTGATTTCTGCAAGTCTTAATGTTTTTTCTTTTAATTCTTCTGCTTTTTCAAAAGACTTTTTAACTTCTATTTTTGCATTGCTTAGTTGATTTTTTGTTGCTTCAAGTTTTTGGATAGAATCTTCTAGCTTATCTTTTAGTTTATCAAGTACATTATCCATTCTTGTGATATTACCATCTGAACTTTCTCCAATTTCTCTACTATGTTTTAATTGCCCATTTAATGAGAAAATAAACCTATTGAAAAAACTATCATAACTAACTTCAATATCAAAATTTCTATATTTACCTATAACTTGATTTTCTTTTAACCTCATTGTTTTTAAAGTATCCAGTAACTTTTCACCAGCTTCTTTTTTATCTGTATAGGTAATTCCTTTAATTTCCATTTGAGTGAATTTTTTATCACTAGTTCCTAGTGGCTCTACATTTTGAATATCAAGTTTTAATTTTTCAATTCTGTCTTCAAGTCTTGTAATTTCTTTAGGATAAAATTTTATTATTCTATCTTCTAATTTATATACATTTGATTTATGATTTGCTTCAAGCATTTTTAATTTAGTTACTTCTACATCCAAATCCATTTTCTCTTTAATAAGTGGATTACCTGTTGCTAAGGCTTTAATTTCTGCATAAGATAATGTATTCTCGTCAACATCTTCAGCAACCCTTACAGGTGTTTTACTTGTCATAATTTGAGAAATAAAGCGTTGTTTATTCTCTATTGTTTGCCACAAGTAACTATCAAATGTATTTTCCGTTACATATCTAAAAATATTTACTTCTTTATTTTCGTTTCCTTGTCGTACAATTCTACCTGCCCTTTGT of the Gemella sp. zg-570 genome contains:
- a CDS encoding Eco57I restriction-modification methylase domain-containing protein, which codes for MRDNKIEAIDILDRIIVGRVDPYIYAFTTNTIPNYLKVGDTYRSVAKRLNEWRVFFPELEKQYESKALIDDETYFRDYSVHKYLEDDLKKIRLLPSDLENDLYYSKEFFKGATPEDVENAINDIKNNHIENTGKYEYYSSKNNLPQTFHYQRGDNWNLRPNQLEAVNNFDKAIKNGRKNLLMYAVMRFGKSFTSLCCALKMDAELVLVLSAKADVRDEWKKTVESAGNFHQYIFLDAEDLLRNEEIIKDKKSEDKRIVLFLTLQDLQGETIKDKHKQLFEEQIDLLIVDETHFGARAESFGKILKDAGYDKNDEKNFKKISDDSMDVLDAKEEIKKINASIRLHLSGTPYRILMGSEFEKEDIISFVQFSDIVKEQEEWDKNNLNNDDVNEWDNPYYGFPQMIRFAFNPNKSSRQKMEALRRSGVSFAFSKLFEPVSIKKDSKNNNHKKFQNESEIIDLLKVIDGSKDDEDLLGFLDYDKIKEGKMCRHMVMVLPYCASCDAMEELITTHKDSFRNLNDYQILNISGVDSSKTFRTPNDIKNKIKEYETENKKTLTLTVNRMLTGSTVEQWDTMMYFKDTASPQEYDQSIFRLQNQYIRILSSESGIIKENLKPQTLLVDFDPDRLFRMQEQKSLIYNVNTDENGNSKLRERIEEELRISPVIVMNNNKIKQVDATNILEAVSLYNNKRSVSDEVVDIPIDLSILEDDEVRKAIEEQGEFNSKQGLTIDPNQGEGDDLDIDDSSDDSSDTNSNKDKDNKSFKEEKTDEEIKRLEGQIKTYYQRVLFFSFLTKDNVASLDDILNVIQKDENTRLAKNLYLNKNVLEKLSYLMDPFKRSKLDYKIQNISKLASDDSVSPLDRALTSLKKFNRMSESEVITPTRVCNEMVDLIPEGGLRKIVNEKNKLLDIATKSGEYAVALYKRLINDLGFSHEEVKDIIYSIPTSSIAYEFTRRFYEILDLDIDNIAINFNAYDLVKSTSDNVDYEKICNLLKQNKKFREIDLTDEIKAGEKIVKFGAIVGNPPYQVSDGGAQSSAKPIYHHFVLLGKQLSNTYTSFITPTRWFAGGKGLDNFREYMLNDNSIVELHDFLTPEDVFPNTNNRGGVCYFISDINKVKPEVKVVTNKNREVISNIDRKLLVEGIEIFIRDSIGLEIIDKCKGNSISEEVSSLRPFGFRGYFITDPKYKDSLEDMINPIICYGKGKKIGFVERELVGKNTEWIDSWKVFIPRANNIGTELNDDNLNAFVAKPNEICTESYLSIGANLNLDNKSSCNLVKYLTTKFVRYMHSLAKASQDATSKTFRFVPIQDFSDKSDIDWSKSIEEIDIQLFEKYSLTENERNHIKTSIKEM
- a CDS encoding helix-turn-helix transcriptional regulator — translated: MEFNYNGLWKILIDKNMKKKDLIETIGISPTTISKMTRGEAISLSVLGKICKSLNVDIGDVVNLIKTDVEDK
- a CDS encoding single-stranded DNA-binding protein, whose translation is MNFKEMKNTLNEMINNNYEDFVKALISVEKGVNNQEALNNLYEQFMENDGMNLLHEEFDYMIDELANNGVIKENEKEVELNVYVGNIVSDVKVEEIEGKNGKFKVANFNIAVNDERGESKFINISAYGEKTKFVEDMKKGDFVKISGEERYSTDEKGNEYLNVKAIYSKVLKAKVQEKETENKKVSTLDAIAKFKDKISNESKVDDKKDKGVEL